A window from Planctomycetota bacterium encodes these proteins:
- the efp gene encoding elongation factor P — translation MAVKIDGNLFIITQFTHVTPGNLRAFVNVKLRNVLTGLTLERRLRSGEEIEQTDLDKREMQYLYTDNTGHVFMDNETFDQLAIQDEMLGDAMKYLKPNTNVTVLVYEERPITVDLPQVVDLVVTETSPQPKGSTATNQLKEATLETGLKTRVPQFIEVGQTIRVKTEDGSYLSRA, via the coding sequence ATGGCTGTCAAGATCGACGGCAACCTCTTCATCATCACCCAATTCACCCACGTCACGCCCGGCAACCTCCGCGCGTTCGTGAACGTGAAGCTGCGCAATGTGCTGACCGGTCTGACGCTCGAACGCCGACTCCGCTCCGGCGAGGAAATCGAGCAGACCGACCTGGACAAGCGCGAGATGCAGTACCTCTACACCGACAACACCGGCCACGTCTTCATGGACAACGAGACGTTCGACCAGCTCGCCATTCAGGACGAGATGCTCGGCGACGCCATGAAGTATCTCAAGCCCAATACCAACGTCACCGTCCTCGTCTACGAAGAGCGCCCCATCACCGTCGATCTGCCCCAGGTCGTCGATCTCGTCGTGACCGAGACCAGCCCGCAGCCCAAGGGCTCGACCGCCACGAACCAGCTCAAGGAAGCCACGCTCGAAACCGGACTCAAGACCCGCGTCCCCCAGTTCATCGAAGTGGGCCAGACCATCCGCGTCAAAACCGAAGACGGCTCCTACCTCTCGCGCGCCTAA